A window of Cellulomonas fimi contains these coding sequences:
- a CDS encoding DinB family protein has product MDDDRTVLHRYLQSARDALVWKLDGLDERALRLPRTPTGTNLLGLVKHAAGVEIGYFGETFGRDFPGLADLAWYLDETTPNLDMYATADESVDDIVALYRRVWAFADELVLSAPLDTPGRVAWWPEHRNPVTLQQVVVHVTSDLARHAGHADILRELADGAAGLRVDNSNLPGLTADEWATYVAELRRIADGAGR; this is encoded by the coding sequence GTGGACGACGACCGCACCGTGCTGCACCGGTACCTCCAGAGCGCGCGCGACGCGCTCGTCTGGAAGCTCGACGGGCTCGACGAGCGCGCGCTGCGCCTCCCCCGCACCCCGACGGGCACCAACCTGCTCGGCCTCGTCAAGCACGCCGCGGGCGTCGAGATCGGGTACTTCGGCGAGACGTTCGGGCGCGACTTCCCCGGCCTGGCCGACCTCGCCTGGTACCTCGACGAGACGACGCCCAACCTCGACATGTACGCGACCGCCGACGAGTCGGTCGACGACATCGTCGCGCTGTACCGCCGCGTGTGGGCGTTCGCCGACGAGCTGGTCCTGTCGGCACCCCTCGACACGCCCGGCCGTGTCGCCTGGTGGCCCGAGCACCGCAACCCCGTGACGTTGCAGCAGGTCGTCGTGCACGTGACGAGCGACCTCGCGCGGCACGCGGGCCACGCCGACATCCTGCGTGAGCTCGCCGACGGCGCCGCGGGGCTGCGCGTCGACAACAGCAACCTGCCCGGGCTGACGGCGGACGAGTGGGCGACCTACGTCGCCGAGCTCCGGCGCATCGCGGACGGCGCCGGGCGCTGA
- a CDS encoding alpha-galactosidase translates to MGWNSWDCFGTTVTEDEVLANAAVLRDRLRPTGWDTVVVDIAWYDPTARAHGYNDGAPLVLDDHGRQLPAPNRFPSAAGGAGFRPLADAVHAMGLRFGVHLMRGIPRLAVERDLPVLGTPWTARDIAAPDDACAWNPDNVGVDHDHPGAQAWYDALIGQLAGWGVDFLKVDDMLAPYHDRDVEAVARAIERSGRDVVLSLSPGTHLSTTHLGHLRQHAQTWRISDDLWDRWEDVHAQFARLARWAPHQRPGGWADADMLPLGRIGLRAERGEPRDSRLTPDEQRTLLTLWVMGRSPLVVGGHLPDTDEATLDRLANPALAAVLARSTHNREIVREPLDDGELVVWTAAATDAATRWVAVFWTGPAQRRLSVPLASVVGAVEARRAWRATDLWRTDGGADGGPDGGPDAPAPLGAALDVDVPAHGVRWFALDPA, encoded by the coding sequence ATGGGGTGGAACAGCTGGGACTGCTTCGGCACGACCGTCACCGAGGACGAGGTGCTCGCGAACGCCGCCGTGCTGCGCGACCGTCTGCGGCCCACCGGCTGGGACACCGTCGTCGTCGACATCGCCTGGTACGACCCGACGGCCCGCGCGCACGGCTACAACGACGGCGCGCCCCTGGTCCTCGACGACCACGGTCGCCAGCTCCCCGCGCCGAACCGCTTCCCGTCCGCCGCCGGCGGCGCCGGGTTCCGCCCGCTCGCCGACGCCGTGCACGCGATGGGCCTGCGGTTCGGCGTGCACCTCATGCGCGGCATCCCGCGCCTCGCCGTCGAGCGCGACCTGCCGGTGCTCGGCACCCCGTGGACCGCGCGCGACATCGCCGCACCCGACGACGCGTGCGCCTGGAACCCCGACAACGTCGGGGTGGACCACGACCACCCCGGTGCGCAGGCCTGGTACGACGCGCTGATCGGGCAGCTCGCCGGCTGGGGTGTCGACTTCCTCAAGGTCGACGACATGCTCGCGCCGTACCACGACCGCGACGTCGAGGCCGTGGCCCGCGCGATCGAGCGCAGCGGCCGCGACGTCGTGCTCTCGCTGTCGCCCGGCACGCACCTGTCGACGACGCACCTCGGCCACCTGCGTCAGCACGCGCAGACGTGGCGCATCAGCGACGACCTGTGGGACCGCTGGGAGGACGTGCACGCGCAGTTCGCGCGCCTCGCCCGGTGGGCGCCGCACCAGCGCCCGGGCGGGTGGGCGGACGCCGACATGCTGCCGCTGGGACGCATCGGCCTGCGCGCGGAGCGCGGCGAGCCGCGGGACAGCCGGCTGACGCCCGACGAGCAGCGCACGCTCCTCACGCTGTGGGTCATGGGCCGCTCGCCGCTCGTGGTCGGCGGACACCTCCCCGACACCGACGAGGCGACGCTCGACCGGCTCGCCAACCCCGCGCTCGCCGCGGTGCTCGCCCGCAGCACCCACAACCGCGAGATCGTCCGCGAGCCGCTCGACGACGGCGAGCTCGTCGTCTGGACCGCCGCCGCGACCGACGCCGCCACCCGCTGGGTCGCGGTGTTCTGGACGGGACCCGCGCAGCGGCGGCTCTCGGTGCCGCTGGCGTCCGTCGTCGGTGCGGTCGAGGCGCGCCGGGCCTGGCGCGCCACCGACCTGTGGCGGACCGACGGCGGTGCCGACGGCGGCCCCGACGGCGGCCCCGACGCCCCCGCGCCGCTCGGCGCCGCGCTCGACGTCGACGTGCCCGCGCACGGCGTCCGCTGGTTCGCGCTCGACCCCGCCTGA
- a CDS encoding beta-L-arabinofuranosidase domain-containing protein, with protein sequence MDLFPLSDLRLLDGPFLAAQQTDLAYLLRHDPQRLLAPYRREAGLPAVAEPYGNWESMGLDGHVGGHALSAASLLWAATGDERAAAFAAALVDGLAACQDALGTGYVGGVPHGVALFDRIAAGDLSTDSFALNGAWVPWYNLHKTLAGLIDAAVHAPEPTATRARDVAVRFADWWLPLGAALDDDQFAAMLRTEFGGMCEAFADLADLTGRADLRAMAVRFADHGLLEPLLDGRDELDGLHANTQIAKVVGWAALAASDPDGGWDRAARTFAGTVVRRRSLVFGGDSVSEHFHPVDDFRGALTSPEGPESCNTANMLELVRRLLRAGTDPLLLDFAERALVNHVLSAQHPDGGFVYFTPARPDHYRVYSQPEQGFWCCVGTGLETYARLGELALATRPGDEPGDGDDLLVHVPVPVRATWAARGAVVTLTSDLPDLAASGRGALTLGLPGPQTFTVHVRRPAWAVGEPELAVDGVPVAAGPSDGPYVAVRRTWHDGETLTWRVRARVEAERLPDGSDWVAFRYGPVVLVSRGGTDDLPGLRADASRMGHVASGPLHALAGTPVVESAADGADRVHGPVDGSTFRLDTDRGPVALEPFHGVHDARYTLYFPLAAPGAARERRATIAGAESEDLALAGRTVDEVACGRQQPEVEHAFAGDGTWTGATDGARWRAADGWFGYALADPSRSGALLRVTYRGGDADGAADVEVDGVLLARVVASAGAGLRHVDLALPDEAARSAAGDALARAVRVRAVDGPTPLLVGVRLLRR encoded by the coding sequence GTGGACCTCTTCCCGCTGTCCGACCTGCGCCTGCTCGACGGCCCGTTCCTGGCCGCGCAGCAGACCGACCTCGCGTACCTGCTGCGGCACGACCCGCAGCGTCTGCTCGCGCCCTACCGTCGCGAGGCGGGCCTGCCGGCCGTCGCCGAGCCGTACGGCAACTGGGAGTCCATGGGGCTCGACGGGCACGTCGGCGGGCACGCGCTGTCGGCCGCGAGCCTGCTGTGGGCCGCGACGGGCGACGAGCGCGCGGCCGCGTTCGCCGCCGCGCTGGTGGACGGCCTCGCCGCCTGCCAGGACGCGCTCGGCACCGGGTACGTCGGGGGAGTGCCGCACGGCGTCGCGCTGTTCGACCGGATCGCGGCGGGCGACCTCTCGACCGACTCGTTCGCGCTCAACGGCGCGTGGGTGCCCTGGTACAACCTGCACAAGACGCTCGCCGGGCTGATCGACGCCGCGGTCCACGCGCCCGAGCCGACCGCGACGCGGGCGCGGGACGTCGCCGTCCGGTTCGCGGACTGGTGGCTCCCGCTCGGTGCCGCGCTCGACGACGACCAGTTCGCCGCGATGCTGCGCACCGAGTTCGGCGGCATGTGCGAGGCGTTCGCGGACCTCGCCGACCTCACCGGCCGGGCCGACCTGCGCGCCATGGCCGTCCGGTTCGCCGACCACGGACTCCTGGAGCCGCTGCTCGACGGTCGCGACGAGCTCGACGGGCTGCACGCGAACACGCAGATCGCGAAGGTCGTCGGGTGGGCGGCGCTCGCGGCGTCCGACCCCGACGGCGGCTGGGACCGCGCCGCCCGGACGTTCGCGGGCACGGTCGTGCGGCGGCGGTCGCTCGTCTTCGGCGGCGACTCGGTGTCCGAGCACTTCCACCCCGTCGACGACTTCCGTGGTGCGCTCACGTCGCCCGAGGGACCGGAGTCGTGCAACACCGCCAACATGCTCGAGCTCGTGCGCCGGCTCCTGCGCGCCGGGACCGACCCGCTGCTGCTCGACTTCGCCGAGCGGGCGCTCGTCAACCACGTCCTGTCCGCGCAGCACCCCGACGGCGGCTTCGTCTACTTCACGCCCGCGCGCCCCGACCACTACCGCGTGTACTCGCAGCCCGAGCAGGGGTTCTGGTGCTGCGTCGGGACCGGGCTGGAGACGTACGCACGGCTCGGCGAGCTCGCGCTCGCGACGCGCCCCGGCGACGAGCCCGGCGACGGCGACGACCTGCTCGTCCACGTCCCGGTCCCCGTCCGCGCCACGTGGGCCGCGCGCGGCGCCGTCGTCACGCTGACCAGCGACCTCCCCGACCTGGCGGCCAGCGGCCGCGGAGCCCTGACGCTCGGCCTCCCCGGCCCGCAGACGTTCACGGTGCACGTGCGCCGCCCGGCGTGGGCGGTCGGGGAGCCGGAGCTCGCGGTCGACGGCGTCCCGGTGGCCGCCGGGCCGTCGGACGGCCCGTACGTCGCGGTGCGCCGCACGTGGCACGACGGCGAGACGCTCACGTGGCGGGTGCGCGCACGGGTCGAGGCCGAGCGCCTGCCCGACGGCTCCGACTGGGTCGCGTTCCGGTACGGGCCCGTGGTCCTCGTGTCGCGCGGCGGCACCGACGACCTGCCCGGGCTGCGCGCCGACGCGTCGCGCATGGGGCACGTCGCGTCGGGCCCGCTGCACGCGCTCGCGGGCACGCCCGTCGTCGAGTCGGCCGCGGACGGTGCCGACCGGGTGCACGGACCCGTCGACGGGTCGACGTTCCGGCTCGACACCGACCGAGGGCCGGTCGCGCTCGAGCCGTTCCACGGGGTGCACGACGCCCGCTACACGCTCTACTTCCCGCTCGCGGCGCCCGGTGCGGCGCGGGAGCGGCGCGCGACGATCGCCGGGGCGGAGTCCGAGGACCTGGCGCTCGCCGGTCGGACGGTCGACGAGGTCGCGTGCGGCCGGCAGCAGCCGGAGGTCGAGCACGCGTTCGCCGGCGACGGCACGTGGACCGGGGCGACCGACGGCGCCCGGTGGCGCGCGGCCGACGGCTGGTTCGGGTACGCGCTCGCGGACCCGTCTCGGTCGGGAGCCCTGCTGCGCGTGACGTACCGCGGGGGCGACGCCGACGGCGCGGCCGACGTCGAGGTCGACGGCGTGCTGCTGGCGCGGGTCGTCGCGTCGGCGGGTGCGGGGCTGCGACACGTCGACCTCGCGCTCCCGGACGAGGCGGCGCGGTCGGCGGCCGGCGACGCCCTGGCGCGTGCGGTGCGGGTGCGCGCGGTCGACGGTCCGACCCCGCTGCTCGTCGGGGTGCGGCTGCTCCGGCGCTGA
- a CDS encoding LacI family DNA-binding transcriptional regulator, producing MTPGIHAVGLVLRQPPRLLGLEAFSMQLIAGIEESLSAEGRSLLLHIVGSLDAELATYRRWAEQGQVEAVVLHNLTVDDPRTDVLAGLDVPTVVVGGPSRDLPVANVFVDNAAEAHEAVDHLVALGHRRLARVTGPHDLAHTRTRTDAFVERCATLGVDGVVVEGDYGEASGAAAARDLLAREPRPTAIVFDNDVMAVAALDVAREAGLRVPADLSLLAWDDSPLARHAAPPLSAMAFDVHALGVQVGDCVLNVVAAGPVRSYTVPPAHLVTRSSTGPAPTP from the coding sequence GTGACGCCCGGGATCCACGCCGTCGGCCTGGTGCTCCGCCAGCCGCCCCGGCTGCTGGGGCTCGAGGCCTTCTCGATGCAGCTCATCGCCGGCATCGAGGAGTCCCTCTCCGCCGAGGGCCGCTCGCTGCTCCTGCACATCGTCGGCTCGCTCGACGCCGAGCTCGCGACCTACCGCCGCTGGGCCGAGCAGGGCCAGGTCGAGGCCGTCGTCCTGCACAACCTCACGGTCGACGACCCGCGCACCGACGTCCTCGCCGGGCTCGACGTGCCCACGGTCGTCGTCGGCGGACCGTCGCGCGACCTGCCCGTCGCCAACGTCTTCGTCGACAACGCCGCCGAGGCGCACGAAGCCGTCGACCACCTCGTCGCCCTCGGCCACCGCCGCCTCGCACGCGTCACGGGCCCGCACGACCTCGCGCACACCCGCACGCGCACCGACGCGTTCGTCGAGCGGTGCGCCACGCTCGGCGTCGACGGCGTCGTCGTCGAGGGAGACTACGGCGAGGCGTCCGGCGCCGCCGCCGCACGTGACCTGCTCGCGCGAGAGCCCCGGCCGACCGCGATCGTCTTCGACAACGACGTCATGGCCGTCGCCGCGCTCGACGTCGCGCGGGAGGCCGGCCTGCGCGTCCCCGCCGACCTCTCGCTGCTCGCGTGGGACGACTCGCCGCTCGCGCGCCACGCCGCACCGCCGCTGTCCGCGATGGCATTTGACGTGCACGCGCTCGGCGTCCAGGTCGGCGACTGCGTGCTCAACGTCGTCGCCGCAGGGCCCGTCCGCTCCTACACCGTCCCCCCGGCCCACCTGGTCACGCGCAGCTCGACCGGCCCCGCGCCGACACCCTGA